From the genome of Chitinispirillales bacterium ANBcel5, one region includes:
- a CDS encoding MFS transporter: protein MDNKILTEGAVAKINGVPVLLISVAILVLGTNLQSTLLGVRAGIEGITDSSIGMMMSTYYVGFVLGSLLLPRLISSVGHIRTYAALASTASALTLAYILIITVPFWVLLRFFHGLCYAGMILVIESWLNRCADKKNRGRLLATYGLVFWGCSALSQMLLPLASPEGFVLFCLVSILVSLAMVPLTLAPSKDPVSVFSKKTEFRQLQGISPIGVLGVFVSGLCMGSVYGMGPVFAHNIDLSTEQISLFMFAIMGGTMISQWPLGKLSDKVDRRLVILFTLLGAGVISMLIGLQNDLSVNVVLIMALMYGALAFPLYSISVAHVNDLVSPEESVGTAATLILIQGIGSAIGPSMAGFVMGNIGAHGLFIFVGSVMLSASVLTVVIIPHRKSVSGKIKRGFTVIPRVSYVLLHTHSKRKSKQKRPKVPKDRSHIGK, encoded by the coding sequence ATGGACAACAAAATTCTAACAGAAGGTGCAGTAGCAAAGATAAACGGAGTACCAGTGCTTCTAATCAGTGTAGCGATACTGGTGTTAGGTACTAACCTTCAGAGTACTCTTCTTGGGGTTCGGGCTGGCATTGAAGGGATAACCGACAGCAGCATCGGTATGATGATGTCAACATACTATGTAGGGTTTGTGCTTGGTTCACTTCTTCTGCCGCGTCTGATTAGCTCGGTTGGCCATATCCGCACCTATGCTGCTTTAGCCTCCACCGCTTCTGCACTAACACTTGCCTATATCCTTATTATTACAGTTCCATTCTGGGTATTGCTGAGGTTTTTTCACGGCCTGTGTTATGCCGGAATGATACTAGTAATCGAAAGCTGGCTCAATCGTTGTGCGGATAAAAAAAACAGAGGAAGACTTCTTGCAACCTATGGACTGGTATTCTGGGGCTGCTCTGCACTCAGTCAGATGCTTCTCCCTCTTGCTTCACCTGAAGGGTTTGTACTGTTTTGTCTGGTTTCAATTCTTGTATCGCTTGCAATGGTTCCTCTTACTCTTGCTCCTTCAAAAGACCCTGTTTCGGTGTTTTCTAAAAAGACTGAGTTTAGACAGTTACAGGGTATTTCACCCATCGGGGTACTGGGGGTATTTGTGAGCGGGTTGTGTATGGGCAGCGTTTATGGCATGGGGCCTGTTTTTGCACACAACATAGATCTGAGCACAGAACAGATTTCATTGTTCATGTTTGCTATTATGGGTGGAACAATGATCTCTCAGTGGCCCCTTGGAAAATTAAGTGATAAAGTCGACAGAAGGCTGGTTATTTTATTCACCCTTTTGGGTGCAGGTGTAATAAGTATGCTGATAGGATTGCAGAACGACCTTAGCGTTAACGTAGTGTTAATCATGGCACTGATGTATGGTGCTCTGGCTTTTCCTCTTTACTCTATCAGCGTGGCGCATGTTAACGATCTGGTGTCTCCTGAAGAGAGTGTGGGAACAGCCGCAACCCTGATACTTATCCAGGGTATAGGCTCTGCTATCGGCCCTTCAATGGCTGGATTTGTTATGGGCAATATCGGAGCACATGGGCTCTTTATCTTTGTGGGATCGGTAATGCTTTCTGCATCAGTTCTAACCGTAGTTATTATTCCTCATAGAAAAAGCGTTTCTGGTAAGATTAAACGGGGATTTACAGTTATACCCAGGGTCAGTTATGTATTACTTCATACTCATTCAAAGCGTAAATCAAAACAAAAACGCCCAAAGGTCCCGAAGGACAGGTCTCATATCGGGAAATAA
- a CDS encoding transketolase — MNFKTIDRAADNIRILSAAMVEKAKSGHPGGAMGGADFINILYSEFLNWDPDDMSWPNRDRFYLDPGHMSPMLYSVLTLTGAFSIDDIKDFRQWGSSTPGHPERDIKRGVENTSGPLGQGHAMGLGAAIAERFLAARFGEWMAHKTYAYVSDGGIQEEISQGVGRMAGHLGLSNFVMFFDSNAIQLSSTTSEVTSEDTEAKYKSWGWNVLTIDGNDQHQIRQALRTAQDETEKPTLIIGNTVMGKGARDSEGNSFEHMVSTHGMPLTGAGASIEATIKNLGGDPRDPFAVFPDVKEYYEDVLNKKRQYAKQKKAEQAQWEEQNPQLAKKFWSFMDGELPKINWEEIVQKQDIPSRAASGVVLGEFGKKVENMIVSSADLSNSDKTDGFLKQQKILQKGDFTGGFLQAGVAELTMAAVMNGIASHGGVLAVCGTFFAFSDYMKPAIRMAALMELPVKYIWTHDAFRVGEDGPTHQPIEQEAQVRLLEKMANLKGKRSMLVLRPADAVETTVAWKIAYENIATPSALLLSRQKIKDVPAQENSTRYKDALGARKGAYIVRDCDGTPDVVLVANGSEVITLVEGASVLSSKMGLKVRVVSAPSESLFFEQSEEYRDSIIPFGVPALGLTAGLPVALKDLVGPMGKVIGMERFGASAPFTVLDEKFGYTASNVVKQVETYLAEHAALLEKIASLTVTNRA; from the coding sequence ATGAATTTTAAGACAATTGATCGCGCCGCAGATAATATTCGTATCCTTTCTGCCGCTATGGTAGAAAAAGCAAAATCTGGTCACCCCGGCGGTGCAATGGGAGGTGCCGATTTTATTAATATTCTTTATTCTGAATTTCTAAACTGGGATCCCGACGATATGTCCTGGCCTAACAGAGATCGTTTCTACCTCGATCCGGGCCATATGTCTCCTATGCTCTACTCGGTTCTTACCCTAACTGGTGCTTTTTCCATCGATGATATTAAGGATTTCAGGCAGTGGGGAAGCAGCACGCCCGGTCACCCTGAAAGAGACATCAAGCGAGGAGTCGAAAACACCTCAGGCCCCCTTGGACAGGGACATGCAATGGGACTTGGCGCGGCCATTGCCGAGCGGTTTCTGGCTGCGCGATTTGGCGAATGGATGGCGCATAAAACCTATGCGTACGTATCAGATGGTGGTATTCAGGAAGAGATCTCACAGGGTGTGGGCCGAATGGCGGGGCACCTTGGGTTGAGCAATTTTGTAATGTTTTTTGATTCCAATGCAATTCAGCTCTCAAGCACTACCTCTGAAGTCACCAGTGAAGATACTGAAGCGAAGTATAAATCCTGGGGCTGGAATGTATTAACCATCGATGGTAATGATCAGCACCAGATCCGTCAGGCACTACGAACTGCTCAGGATGAAACCGAAAAACCAACCCTAATTATTGGTAACACGGTAATGGGTAAAGGGGCCAGAGACAGTGAAGGGAACTCTTTTGAACATATGGTTTCAACGCATGGAATGCCGCTCACCGGAGCCGGTGCTTCAATTGAAGCGACGATTAAAAATCTGGGCGGAGATCCCCGGGATCCCTTTGCTGTTTTTCCTGATGTAAAAGAGTATTATGAAGATGTGCTGAACAAAAAACGCCAGTACGCAAAGCAAAAGAAAGCTGAGCAGGCACAGTGGGAAGAGCAAAACCCTCAATTGGCCAAAAAGTTCTGGTCATTTATGGATGGTGAGCTGCCAAAGATTAACTGGGAAGAGATCGTTCAGAAACAGGATATACCAAGTCGCGCAGCAAGTGGGGTAGTTCTCGGTGAATTTGGTAAAAAAGTAGAAAATATGATCGTTTCTTCTGCTGATCTTTCAAACAGTGATAAAACCGACGGTTTTTTAAAACAGCAAAAAATTCTACAAAAAGGTGATTTTACCGGTGGTTTTCTTCAGGCTGGTGTCGCAGAGCTCACCATGGCTGCAGTGATGAATGGTATCGCTTCACACGGTGGTGTGTTGGCTGTTTGCGGAACCTTCTTCGCCTTTTCTGACTATATGAAACCGGCAATTCGTATGGCCGCACTGATGGAGCTTCCGGTAAAGTACATTTGGACTCACGATGCCTTTAGAGTGGGAGAGGATGGGCCAACCCATCAGCCAATCGAACAGGAAGCACAGGTTAGACTGCTTGAGAAGATGGCAAACCTTAAGGGAAAGCGAAGTATGCTGGTATTACGTCCGGCCGATGCAGTTGAAACAACGGTGGCATGGAAAATTGCCTATGAAAACATCGCTACTCCAAGCGCGCTTCTGCTCTCAAGGCAAAAGATAAAGGATGTTCCTGCTCAAGAAAATTCCACAAGGTATAAAGACGCGCTTGGTGCCCGTAAAGGTGCTTACATCGTTCGGGACTGTGATGGTACACCCGATGTGGTACTTGTGGCAAACGGCTCTGAAGTGATCACCCTGGTTGAGGGTGCTTCAGTTTTGAGCAGCAAAATGGGGTTGAAGGTACGGGTGGTTTCTGCTCCTTCTGAGAGTCTGTTTTTTGAACAGAGTGAGGAGTACAGAGATTCGATCATCCCCTTTGGGGTTCCTGCTTTGGGACTTACCGCAGGGCTCCCGGTTGCGCTTAAAGATCTCGTAGGGCCTATGGGCAAGGTTATTGGAATGGAACGTTTCGGGGCATCCGCACCGTTTACAGTCCTCGATGAAAAGTTTGGGTACACTGCTTCAAACGTGGTTAAACAGGTTGAAACTTATTTAGCAGAACATGCTGCTTTGCTTGAGAAGATCGCTTCTCTTACCGTTACAAACAGAGCTTAA
- a CDS encoding TrkH family potassium uptake protein yields MNHRFVIYFIGKLLQILSLLFLVPAAIAWYETSGTFWERVLDPALAGLLFSIIFSSVTGTIFVFTQRKNKGKIEVREGFAIVTFGWLALTFAGSFPLFIYFLSLYETLSAGKVIAAFTDAFFEVMSGLTTTGATILTDIEAVPQGILFWRSLTHWIGGMGIVTLALALLPTFGVAAYQLFRGEVPGPSKERLRPKLAQTAIILWGVYALFTLIQTVLLMFGDMSLYDAVLHAFSTMSTGGFSTKNTSVAAFNSAYIEWVIILFMFLAGTNFLIHYRLLFLRDLNMIKSNREFHLYTAIVITAVFICITALSIQGLQPRSEIERHFRAQELTEEQVDLKIMVEEEKIKPLGARVRHSFFNALAIITTTGFVSADWDTWPDSVRVVFMILMFFGGSAGSTAGGIKMIRVLVLFKVAIHQVKLILQPRLVSPVKIGKVALSDSQMSGIISFFIIFMVLFVFFTAIMSTMIPDFTTSVSVVAATLGNIGPGLSGVGAMENYAWIPLPGKWILTLCMLLGRLEIYTVLIAFSRISWRK; encoded by the coding sequence TTGAACCACAGATTCGTAATCTATTTTATTGGTAAACTGCTTCAGATCCTTTCGCTTCTTTTTCTTGTTCCTGCTGCTATTGCCTGGTATGAAACGTCCGGCACTTTTTGGGAACGTGTTTTAGATCCGGCACTTGCGGGGCTGCTCTTTTCGATCATTTTCTCCTCTGTTACCGGAACAATCTTTGTCTTCACCCAGCGAAAAAATAAGGGCAAAATTGAAGTTCGTGAAGGTTTTGCAATTGTAACATTTGGTTGGCTGGCGCTTACTTTCGCCGGCTCATTTCCCCTTTTTATATACTTTCTTTCACTTTACGAAACTTTATCTGCAGGCAAAGTTATCGCCGCTTTTACTGATGCTTTTTTTGAAGTAATGAGTGGGTTAACCACAACAGGTGCAACAATACTTACCGATATCGAAGCTGTTCCTCAGGGAATTCTTTTCTGGAGAAGTCTGACCCACTGGATCGGTGGAATGGGAATAGTAACTCTTGCCCTTGCACTACTCCCTACCTTTGGAGTAGCTGCTTACCAGCTCTTCAGAGGTGAAGTTCCGGGACCATCAAAAGAGCGACTACGGCCCAAGCTGGCACAAACAGCCATCATTCTCTGGGGGGTTTACGCCCTCTTTACACTCATACAAACAGTTCTGCTCATGTTTGGTGATATGTCCCTCTATGATGCTGTACTTCATGCATTCAGCACCATGTCAACAGGAGGGTTTTCCACAAAAAATACTTCCGTTGCAGCATTCAACAGCGCCTATATAGAGTGGGTTATTATACTATTTATGTTTCTGGCGGGAACAAATTTTCTTATCCACTACCGGCTCCTGTTTTTACGCGACCTGAATATGATTAAGAGTAACCGTGAATTTCACCTCTATACTGCTATCGTAATTACTGCTGTTTTCATCTGTATAACAGCGTTAAGTATTCAGGGGCTTCAGCCCAGAAGCGAAATTGAGCGCCATTTCAGAGCACAAGAGCTTACAGAGGAGCAGGTAGATCTTAAAATCATGGTTGAAGAGGAAAAGATTAAACCGCTCGGTGCGCGCGTTCGACACTCCTTTTTTAATGCTCTGGCAATAATTACCACTACCGGCTTTGTCAGCGCAGACTGGGACACCTGGCCCGATTCGGTTCGGGTGGTATTTATGATTCTTATGTTCTTTGGAGGATCTGCGGGCTCAACTGCTGGTGGAATAAAAATGATACGAGTGCTGGTGCTCTTTAAGGTGGCAATTCACCAGGTGAAACTTATTCTTCAACCAAGGCTGGTCTCACCGGTAAAAATTGGTAAAGTAGCTCTCAGCGACTCTCAAATGTCGGGCATCATCTCCTTTTTTATAATCTTTATGGTTCTCTTTGTCTTCTTTACTGCAATAATGTCCACAATGATTCCCGATTTTACCACCTCGGTTTCAGTGGTTGCAGCAACACTTGGAAATATTGGTCCAGGGCTTTCCGGGGTGGGTGCAATGGAGAACTACGCCTGGATTCCCCTGCCCGGAAAATGGATCCTAACACTCTGTATGCTTCTTGGAAGACTTGAAATCTATACCGTTTTGATTGCCTTTTCGCGTATAAGCTGGAGAAAGTAG
- the trkA gene encoding Trk system potassium transporter TrkA has product MKIIIVGAGDLGLGLTEYLSNYDHEISVVERNPSLASDINSRYDVLTITGTGSSPDVLEQAGIEDADMLIAVTPSDEINLLACHFAMQYAVGKRIARIVSDEILGAGKIDLKTVGVTHVIGTEKELVKNVLRFIELPGLTDAADFHGESVYLRGYRVTQEMPIAGKTLYEMRGLAGDAPMLVMAIIREGQSLIPRGTERLIPGDEMIAIMPKDSYPAFRSLLNRPVKKLKKIVVAGNTLSAVQISDALSRAAERVILVDPDPEHARDAALALNRVEVLAGDLTDADLLQEVKVANADFFIAASKDMEDNIMSSLLARAEGAKEVIAIRTDDRHFDLFHSLGVDHVISPRRVTLQKIIESIQIAPIDPLLSLRKVDLAVVRAVASKKSFVLGKTLINLDKYFKKGIIIGAIVREGDIIIPDGHTEIQLNDEVLALCNKENLSTVKNIFKAGYRL; this is encoded by the coding sequence GTGAAAATCATAATTGTTGGCGCCGGCGATCTTGGCCTCGGACTCACTGAATATTTAAGCAATTACGATCACGAAATATCGGTGGTCGAGCGAAACCCCTCTCTTGCATCAGATATAAACTCAAGATACGATGTTCTCACTATCACCGGTACTGGTTCCAGTCCCGATGTGCTTGAGCAGGCCGGAATCGAAGATGCAGACATGCTTATAGCTGTTACCCCCAGTGATGAAATCAACCTTCTTGCCTGCCACTTTGCCATGCAGTACGCAGTTGGCAAAAGGATCGCCAGGATTGTATCCGATGAAATTCTTGGAGCCGGGAAAATTGATCTTAAAACTGTTGGGGTTACCCACGTAATAGGCACAGAAAAAGAGCTGGTTAAAAATGTTCTTCGATTTATTGAATTACCCGGCCTAACTGATGCTGCGGATTTTCATGGAGAGAGTGTGTACCTGAGAGGGTACAGAGTCACCCAGGAGATGCCTATTGCCGGTAAAACTCTTTATGAGATGCGTGGTCTTGCCGGTGATGCCCCGATGCTTGTAATGGCAATAATCCGTGAAGGCCAGAGCCTAATCCCCAGAGGCACAGAGCGGCTTATTCCCGGTGATGAGATGATCGCTATTATGCCCAAAGACTCCTACCCGGCTTTCCGATCGCTTTTAAACCGACCCGTGAAAAAGTTAAAGAAAATTGTAGTTGCAGGAAACACTCTTTCAGCAGTTCAGATCTCTGATGCGTTATCCAGGGCTGCAGAGCGAGTTATACTGGTTGATCCGGATCCGGAGCATGCCCGTGATGCTGCGTTGGCACTAAACCGGGTGGAGGTACTTGCAGGCGATCTAACCGATGCTGATTTGCTGCAGGAGGTGAAGGTAGCAAATGCCGACTTTTTTATCGCTGCCAGTAAGGATATGGAAGACAATATCATGTCGAGTCTGCTGGCAAGGGCTGAAGGAGCAAAAGAAGTTATCGCAATCCGCACTGATGACCGGCATTTTGATCTTTTTCACTCACTGGGGGTTGATCATGTTATAAGCCCCAGAAGAGTTACGCTTCAAAAAATTATTGAGAGCATACAGATTGCGCCAATCGATCCGTTACTGAGTCTCAGAAAAGTAGATCTGGCAGTGGTAAGAGCTGTTGCCTCCAAAAAAAGTTTTGTTCTGGGTAAGACACTCATAAATCTTGATAAATACTTTAAAAAAGGTATCATTATTGGAGCGATTGTCAGAGAAGGTGATATTATTATACCAGACGGGCACACAGAGATACAATTAAATGATGAGGTGCTTGCGCTCTGTAATAAAGAAAATCTCAGTACAGTGAAAAACATTTTTAAAGCCGGATATCGTCTCTAA
- a CDS encoding metallophosphoesterase family protein — MKIGVVSDTHKNIDYLQKASEFLISRQKVASIYHLGDDYEDVMGLEDWYVEIVQIPGIYDERYRNGTLPAKLREAILGLEILLVHSIQKDLTEDDKIKSDVILSGHTHKQDLTLDEGILYMNPGHLKGKLDKNMPPSFGMLSIENRSVTATIFDLNFKEINSIQLMRSESGLYRSY, encoded by the coding sequence ATGAAGATCGGAGTCGTAAGTGATACGCACAAGAATATTGATTACCTGCAAAAAGCTTCAGAATTTCTGATTTCTCGTCAAAAAGTTGCCTCAATTTATCATCTGGGGGATGATTACGAAGATGTAATGGGGCTTGAAGACTGGTATGTGGAAATCGTTCAGATCCCGGGTATCTATGATGAACGCTACAGAAATGGTACTTTGCCGGCTAAATTAAGAGAAGCTATTTTGGGGCTTGAAATCTTACTGGTGCACAGTATCCAGAAAGATTTGACAGAAGACGATAAAATAAAGTCTGATGTCATCTTGTCAGGTCACACACACAAACAGGATTTAACGCTCGACGAAGGGATTCTGTATATGAATCCGGGGCATTTAAAAGGAAAACTTGACAAAAACATGCCACCATCATTTGGTATGCTATCCATTGAAAATCGTTCTGTTACTGCAACCATTTTTGATCTGAATTTCAAAGAGATTAATTCAATTCAGTTGATGAGATCCGAAAGCGGTCTGTACAGGTCCTATTAG